From Burkholderia pseudomultivorans, the proteins below share one genomic window:
- the dbpA gene encoding ATP-dependent RNA helicase DbpA: MSQPTPTPFSALPLTPAALANLAQLGYVDMTPIQAASLPIALAGHDLIAQAKTGSGKTAAFSLALLSRLDARRFDVQAMVLCPTRELADQVAQEVRRLARAEENVKVLTLCGGTPMRPQAQSLEHGAHIVVGTPGRIMDHLDRGNLQLDALNTLVLDEADRMLDMGFFDDIAKVARLCPPTRQTLLFSATYPDGIAKLSQQFLRNPKEVKLEERHDDSKIRQRFYEVTETERLHAVGMLLNHYRPVSTIAFCNTKQQCRDLLDVLHAQGFHALALHGELDQRERDQVLIQFANRSCSVLVATDVAARGLDIAQLEAVINVDVTPDPEVHVHRIGRTGRADQEGWALSLASMDEMGRVGAIEQAQKRDVEWHPLAELKPASDQTLLPPMETLQILGGRKDKIRPGDVLGALTGDAGFDGKQIGKINVTEFSTYVAVERGIAQDALRKLNAGKIKGKRVKVRLMDE, from the coding sequence ATGAGCCAGCCGACGCCGACTCCCTTCAGCGCGCTGCCGCTGACGCCCGCCGCACTCGCCAATCTCGCGCAGCTCGGCTACGTCGACATGACGCCGATCCAGGCCGCGAGCCTGCCGATCGCGCTCGCCGGCCACGACCTGATCGCGCAGGCGAAGACCGGCAGCGGCAAGACCGCCGCGTTCTCGCTCGCGCTGCTGTCGCGCCTCGACGCACGCCGCTTCGACGTGCAGGCGATGGTGCTGTGCCCGACGCGCGAACTCGCGGACCAGGTCGCACAGGAAGTGCGCCGCCTCGCGCGCGCCGAGGAAAACGTCAAGGTGCTGACGCTGTGCGGCGGCACGCCGATGCGCCCGCAGGCGCAGAGCCTCGAGCACGGCGCGCACATCGTGGTCGGCACGCCGGGCCGCATCATGGATCACCTCGATCGCGGCAATCTGCAGCTCGATGCGCTGAACACGCTCGTGCTCGACGAAGCCGACCGCATGCTCGACATGGGCTTCTTCGACGACATCGCGAAAGTCGCGCGCCTGTGCCCGCCGACGCGCCAGACGCTGCTGTTCTCCGCGACCTATCCGGACGGCATCGCGAAGCTGAGCCAGCAGTTCCTGCGCAACCCGAAGGAAGTGAAGCTCGAAGAGCGCCACGACGACAGCAAGATCCGCCAGCGCTTCTACGAAGTGACGGAAACCGAGCGGCTGCATGCGGTCGGCATGTTGCTGAACCATTACCGGCCGGTCAGCACGATCGCGTTCTGCAACACCAAGCAGCAGTGCCGCGATCTGCTCGACGTGCTGCACGCGCAGGGCTTTCATGCGCTTGCGCTGCACGGCGAGCTCGACCAGCGCGAGCGCGACCAGGTGCTGATCCAGTTCGCGAACCGCAGCTGCTCGGTGCTCGTCGCGACCGACGTCGCCGCGCGCGGGCTCGACATCGCGCAGCTCGAGGCGGTGATCAACGTCGACGTGACGCCCGATCCCGAGGTGCACGTGCACCGCATCGGCCGCACCGGCCGCGCCGATCAGGAAGGCTGGGCGCTGAGCCTCGCGAGCATGGACGAGATGGGACGCGTCGGCGCGATCGAGCAGGCGCAGAAGCGCGACGTCGAATGGCATCCGCTCGCCGAGCTGAAGCCGGCCAGCGACCAGACGCTGCTGCCGCCGATGGAAACGCTGCAGATCCTCGGCGGACGCAAGGACAAGATCCGTCCCGGCGACGTGCTCGGCGCACTGACCGGCGATGCGGGATTCGACGGCAAGCAGATCGGCAAGATCAACGTGACCGAGTTCTCGACCTACGTCGCAGTCGAGCGTGGTATCGCCCAGGACGCGCTGCGCAAGCTCAATGCGGGCAAGATCAAGGGCAAGCGCGTGAAGGTCCGGCTGATGGACGAATGA
- a CDS encoding LysR substrate-binding domain-containing protein, protein MDLRHLRYFLAVAEEGHFGRAAERLHIVQPALSVQIRALEDELGTALFVRSTRKVMLTDAGRLLVTEARRTLEQAERAKTLIQRAARGETGVVRIGFVGNAVATGRLSDDLIAFHAAWPGVALELHEMAPAAQQDAILAGRLDIGYCPAFGTAFDAKLSVRTVGSWAWQVVMSDRHPLAKRRTVPIAALMDEPFILYAADGDDEGQLAVLRQVLGRAPRVAHKVSSTLSVLALTGAGLGVALAPAPLSRIAAPNVVYRKLGKGGPRSELVALSRIGAEWGAVERYLAMLGERAA, encoded by the coding sequence TCGCGCGGCGGAGCGCCTGCATATCGTGCAGCCCGCGCTCAGCGTGCAGATCCGCGCGCTCGAGGACGAGCTGGGCACGGCGCTGTTCGTGCGCAGCACGCGCAAGGTGATGCTGACGGATGCCGGCCGGCTGCTGGTGACCGAGGCGCGGCGCACGCTCGAGCAGGCCGAGCGTGCGAAGACGCTGATCCAGCGTGCCGCGCGGGGCGAGACGGGCGTGGTGCGCATCGGCTTCGTCGGCAATGCGGTCGCGACGGGGCGGCTGTCGGACGACCTGATCGCGTTTCATGCGGCCTGGCCCGGCGTGGCGCTCGAACTGCACGAAATGGCGCCCGCCGCGCAGCAGGACGCGATCCTCGCGGGCCGGCTCGACATCGGCTATTGCCCGGCGTTCGGCACGGCCTTCGATGCGAAGCTGTCGGTGCGAACGGTCGGCAGCTGGGCGTGGCAGGTGGTGATGAGCGACCGGCATCCGCTCGCGAAGCGGCGCACGGTGCCGATCGCGGCGCTGATGGACGAGCCGTTCATTCTCTATGCGGCCGACGGCGACGACGAAGGGCAGCTCGCGGTGCTGCGGCAGGTGCTCGGCCGCGCGCCGCGCGTCGCGCACAAGGTGAGCAGCACGCTGTCGGTGCTGGCGCTGACGGGCGCGGGCCTCGGCGTGGCGCTCGCGCCGGCGCCGCTGAGCCGGATCGCGGCGCCGAACGTCGTCTATCGGAAACTCGGGAAGGGCGGGCCGCGATCGGAGCTCGTCGCGCTGAGCCGGATCGGCGCGGAATGGGGGGCGGTGGAACGGTATCTGGCGATGCTGGGCGAGCGCGCCGCGTAA